One Actinomycetes bacterium genomic window carries:
- a CDS encoding MBL fold metallo-hydrolase, which produces MSYDGHVSPGGPAATRELDALTIIKVSVGSMDNNAYLLECRASGELLLVDAAAEASRLLGLVGERRLGQVVTTHRHGDHWQALERVVNATGARTAAGRDDVEGIPVGTDDLLADGDTVTVGEVTLGVVQLVGHTPGSVALLHDDRSGHPHLFTGDSLFPGGVGRTTTPEDFASLLGDVESKLFGRLPDETWFYPGHGDDSTLRAERPHLEEWRARGW; this is translated from the coding sequence GTGAGCTACGACGGACACGTCTCCCCCGGCGGCCCGGCCGCCACCCGCGAGCTGGACGCGCTGACCATCATTAAGGTCTCAGTCGGCTCGATGGACAACAACGCCTACCTGCTGGAGTGCCGGGCGTCCGGTGAGCTGCTGCTGGTGGACGCGGCCGCCGAAGCGAGCCGGCTCCTGGGGCTGGTCGGCGAGCGGCGCCTGGGCCAGGTCGTGACCACGCACCGGCACGGGGACCATTGGCAGGCGCTGGAGCGGGTGGTGAACGCCACCGGTGCGCGCACTGCAGCCGGCCGGGACGACGTGGAGGGCATCCCGGTCGGGACCGACGACCTGCTCGCCGACGGCGACACCGTGACGGTCGGCGAGGTCACGCTCGGCGTCGTCCAGCTAGTCGGCCACACGCCGGGCTCGGTGGCCCTGCTGCACGACGACAGGAGCGGCCACCCGCACCTGTTCACCGGTGACTCGCTGTTCCCGGGCGGGGTCGGCAGGACCACGACTCCCGAGGACTTCGCGTCGCTGCTGGGTGACGTGGAGAGCAAGCTCTTCGGCCGGCTGCCGGACGAGACCTGGTTCTACCCCGGGCACGGCGACGACTCGACCCTGCGTGCGGAGCGGCCGCACCTCGAGGAGTGGCGCGCCCGCGGCTGGTGA
- a CDS encoding maleylpyruvate isomerase family mycothiol-dependent enzyme, with protein sequence MSGDPTGRMADLQRALDEMAEATDRLLAGLDRLTERDVRGPSLLPGWTRAHVLTHVARNADGLAVLAQNARTGDDRPMYREDRDAAIEAGAGRGLGDLRLDLTDSAERLLEAFADFPADGLDREVHLRSGASAYGWEIPVIRVREVEVHHVDLDAGYTPDDWSPEFAARTLDQLAGFFHDNRDCPVGVLAATDADGRWEVASAGPTLAGPRSALVGWLIGRTAGEGLTLDPPGEVPRAPRWS encoded by the coding sequence ATGAGCGGGGACCCGACCGGCCGGATGGCCGACCTGCAGCGCGCCCTCGACGAGATGGCCGAGGCGACCGACCGCCTGCTGGCCGGCCTGGACCGGCTGACCGAGCGCGACGTACGCGGACCGTCCCTCCTGCCGGGCTGGACCCGGGCGCACGTCCTGACCCACGTCGCTCGCAACGCCGACGGGCTGGCGGTCCTGGCGCAGAACGCGCGCACCGGTGACGACCGGCCGATGTACCGCGAGGACCGGGACGCCGCCATCGAGGCGGGGGCTGGTCGGGGGCTCGGTGACCTGCGGCTGGACCTGACCGACTCCGCCGAGAGGCTGCTGGAGGCCTTCGCCGACTTCCCGGCCGACGGGCTCGACAGGGAGGTCCACCTGAGGTCCGGGGCGTCGGCCTACGGCTGGGAGATCCCGGTGATCCGGGTCCGCGAGGTCGAGGTCCACCACGTCGACCTGGACGCGGGCTACACGCCTGACGACTGGTCGCCGGAGTTCGCGGCGCGGACGCTGGACCAGCTGGCCGGCTTCTTCCACGACAACCGGGACTGCCCGGTAGGCGTCCTGGCCGCGACCGATGCGGATGGCCGGTGGGAGGTTGCCTCGGCCGGTCCCACCCTGGCCGGGCCACGGTCGGCGCTGGTCGGGTGGCTCATCGGGCGCACGGCCGGCGAAGGTCTGACCCTGGACCCGCCGGGCGAGGTCCCCCGCGCCCCGCGCTGGTCCTGA
- the uvrA gene encoding excinuclease ABC subunit UvrA: protein MDQLIVRGAREHNLKDVSLDLPRDSLIVFTGLSGSGKSSLAFDTIFAEGQRRYVESLSAYARQFLGQMDKPDVDFIEGLSPAVSIDQKSTSRNPRSTVGTITEVYDYLRLLFARAGRPHCPVCGEPVSRQTPQQIVDRVLEMEEGTRFQVLAPVVRGRKGEYAELFRELQTKGYSRARVDGETVSLAEPPKLDKKYKHSIDVVVDRLSVKPSAKRRLTDSVETALGLAGGLLLLDLVDLPVKDKGRERRFSEKLACPNDHPLTMDELEPRSFSFNSPYGACPECTGIGTRLEVDPELIVPDDEKSLGEGAVAPWASGTSSSEYFQRLLQALADDMNVSMDTPWRKLPARAKDAVMHGLDYQVHVKYRNRYGRMRSYHTGFEGAIPFVQRRHSETESDWSRDRYEGYMREVPCPVCGGARLKPESLAVLVGGHSIADVCRLPIRDCDDFLRSVDFTDRERQIAERVVKEIHARLGFLLDVGLDYLSLERPSGTLSGGEAQRIRLATQIGAGLVGVLYVLDEPSIGLHQRDNHRLIETLTRLRDLGNTLIVVEHDEDTIRTADWVVDIGPGAGEHGGQIVVSGTVEDLLASNDSLTGAYLARRTVIPTPEIRRPRTRGRDLTVVGAREHNLQTIDVTFPLGCFVAVTGVSGSGKSTLVNDILYTALAQRLHGARTVPGRHKKIKGLEHVDKVVHVDQSPIGRTPRSNPATYTGVFDHMRRLFAETTEAKIRGYQPGRFSFNVKGGRCEACSGDGTIKIEMNFLPDVYVPCEVCHGARYNRETLEVHFKGRTIAEVLDMPIEEAADFFAAVPAIARHLTTLNDVGLGYVRLGQPAPTLSGGEAQRVKLASELQKRSTGRTVYVLDEPTTGLHFEDIYKLLRVLQGLADKGNTVIVIEHNLDVIKTADWVIDMGPEGGSGGGTVVAEGTPEDIVAVPESHTGVFLKNVLGQTARPAKRARAPRRTARKAG from the coding sequence GTGGACCAGCTGATCGTCCGAGGTGCGCGTGAGCACAACCTCAAGGACGTCTCGCTCGACCTGCCCCGCGACTCGCTCATCGTGTTCACCGGGCTGTCCGGGTCCGGCAAGTCCAGCCTCGCGTTCGACACGATCTTCGCCGAGGGCCAGCGGCGCTACGTGGAGTCCCTGTCCGCCTACGCCCGGCAGTTCCTCGGCCAGATGGACAAGCCGGACGTCGACTTCATCGAGGGACTGTCCCCGGCGGTCTCGATCGACCAGAAGTCCACCAGCCGCAATCCCCGGTCCACCGTGGGGACGATCACCGAGGTCTACGACTACCTGCGCCTGCTCTTCGCCCGGGCCGGCCGCCCGCACTGCCCGGTCTGCGGCGAGCCGGTCAGCCGGCAGACCCCCCAGCAGATCGTCGACCGGGTGCTCGAGATGGAGGAGGGCACCCGGTTCCAGGTTCTGGCCCCGGTCGTCCGCGGCCGCAAGGGCGAGTACGCCGAGCTGTTCCGCGAGCTGCAGACCAAGGGCTACAGCAGGGCCCGTGTCGACGGCGAGACCGTCTCGCTCGCCGAGCCGCCCAAGCTGGACAAGAAGTACAAGCACTCGATCGACGTCGTCGTCGACCGCCTCTCCGTCAAGCCGTCCGCCAAGCGCCGGCTCACCGACTCGGTCGAGACGGCCCTCGGCCTGGCCGGAGGCCTGCTGCTCCTCGACCTGGTGGACCTGCCGGTCAAGGACAAGGGCCGGGAGCGCCGCTTCTCCGAGAAGCTCGCCTGCCCCAACGACCACCCGCTGACGATGGACGAGCTGGAGCCGCGGTCGTTCTCCTTCAACTCGCCCTACGGCGCCTGCCCCGAGTGCACAGGCATCGGCACCCGGCTCGAAGTCGACCCCGAGCTCATCGTCCCGGACGACGAGAAGTCGCTGGGCGAGGGCGCGGTCGCGCCATGGGCCTCGGGCACCTCGTCGAGCGAGTACTTCCAGCGGCTGCTGCAGGCGCTGGCCGACGACATGAACGTCAGCATGGACACGCCGTGGCGCAAGCTGCCTGCGCGCGCCAAGGACGCCGTCATGCACGGCCTGGACTACCAGGTGCACGTCAAGTACCGGAACCGCTACGGCCGGATGCGCAGCTACCACACCGGTTTCGAGGGTGCGATCCCCTTCGTGCAGCGCCGCCACTCCGAGACCGAGTCGGACTGGAGCCGCGACCGCTACGAGGGCTACATGCGCGAGGTGCCGTGCCCAGTCTGCGGCGGTGCCCGGCTCAAGCCGGAGTCGCTGGCCGTCCTGGTCGGTGGCCACTCGATCGCCGACGTCTGCCGGCTGCCGATCCGCGACTGCGACGACTTCCTGCGCAGCGTCGACTTCACCGACCGGGAGCGCCAGATCGCCGAGCGGGTGGTCAAGGAGATCCATGCCCGGCTGGGCTTCCTGCTCGACGTGGGCCTGGACTACCTCTCCCTGGAGCGGCCCTCCGGCACGCTCTCGGGCGGCGAGGCGCAGCGGATCCGGCTGGCCACGCAGATCGGCGCCGGCCTGGTCGGCGTGCTCTACGTGCTCGACGAGCCCTCGATCGGCCTGCACCAGCGTGACAACCACCGGCTGATCGAGACGCTGACCCGGCTGCGCGACCTGGGCAACACGCTGATCGTCGTCGAGCACGACGAGGACACGATCCGCACCGCCGACTGGGTCGTCGACATCGGGCCGGGCGCCGGCGAGCACGGCGGCCAGATCGTGGTCTCCGGCACGGTCGAGGACCTGCTGGCCAGCAACGACTCGCTGACCGGTGCCTACCTCGCGCGACGTACCGTCATCCCGACCCCCGAGATCCGGCGGCCCCGCACGCGCGGCCGCGACCTGACCGTCGTCGGCGCGCGGGAGCACAACCTGCAGACCATCGACGTGACGTTCCCGCTGGGCTGCTTCGTCGCCGTGACCGGGGTGTCAGGGTCCGGGAAGTCGACCCTCGTCAACGACATCCTCTACACCGCGTTGGCCCAGAGGCTGCACGGCGCCCGGACGGTGCCGGGACGGCACAAGAAGATCAAGGGGCTGGAGCACGTCGACAAGGTCGTCCACGTCGACCAGAGCCCGATCGGGCGGACACCGAGGTCCAACCCGGCCACCTACACCGGCGTCTTCGACCACATGCGGCGGCTGTTCGCCGAGACCACCGAGGCCAAGATCCGCGGCTACCAGCCCGGCCGGTTCTCGTTCAACGTCAAGGGCGGCCGCTGCGAGGCCTGCTCCGGCGACGGCACGATCAAGATCGAGATGAACTTCCTGCCGGACGTCTACGTGCCGTGCGAGGTCTGCCACGGAGCCCGCTACAACCGCGAGACCCTCGAGGTGCACTTCAAGGGCCGGACCATCGCCGAGGTCCTCGACATGCCGATCGAGGAGGCCGCCGACTTCTTCGCCGCGGTCCCCGCGATCGCGCGCCACCTCACCACGCTCAACGACGTCGGTCTCGGTTACGTCCGGCTCGGTCAGCCGGCGCCGACCCTCTCCGGCGGGGAGGCGCAGCGCGTCAAGCTCGCCTCCGAGCTGCAGAAGCGCTCGACCGGCCGCACCGTCTACGTGCTCGACGAGCCGACCACCGGCCTGCACTTCGAGGACATCTACAAGCTGCTCCGGGTGCTCCAGGGGCTGGCCGACAAGGGCAACACGGTCATCGTCATCGAGCACAACCTCGACGTCATCAAGACCGCCGACTGGGTCATCGACATGGGCCCCGAGGGTGGCTCGGGGGGTGGCACCGTCGTCGCGGAGGGCACGCCCGAAGACATCGTGGCGGTGCCGGAGAGCCACACCGGGGTCTTCCTCAAGAACGTCTTGGGGCAGACGGCTAGGCCCGCGAAGCGGGCGCGGGCACCGCGGCGTACGGCGCGCAAGGCGGGCTGA
- a CDS encoding response regulator transcription factor encodes MTGANRGSSPAGPPTRLLIVDDHDMFADSLRLALSAQPDFQVVGTAGTLVQAKNMVATTTPDVVLLDHHLPDGLGVDAIADLRAIRPESYIVVLTAAADDSMLVAATEAGCAGFILKTSPLDELVSAVRTAAAGEIMVSSDLLSRLLHRLHHQYDKPADDLTSREREILQLIAEGLTNGAIATRLFISVNTVRNHVQSILIKLGAHSKLEALSVAIRDGIIDPPSAAAG; translated from the coding sequence GTGACTGGCGCGAACAGGGGCTCGAGCCCGGCCGGCCCACCGACCAGGCTGCTGATCGTCGACGACCACGACATGTTCGCCGACAGCCTGCGGCTGGCACTGTCCGCCCAGCCGGACTTCCAGGTCGTGGGTACGGCCGGCACCCTGGTGCAGGCCAAGAACATGGTGGCGACGACCACGCCGGACGTTGTGCTCCTCGACCATCATCTGCCCGACGGGCTGGGGGTCGACGCGATCGCCGACCTGCGTGCGATCCGACCCGAGAGCTACATCGTGGTGCTCACCGCCGCGGCCGACGACTCGATGCTGGTGGCGGCCACGGAGGCGGGCTGCGCCGGCTTCATCCTCAAGACCAGCCCGCTCGACGAGCTCGTCTCCGCGGTGCGTACGGCGGCTGCCGGGGAGATCATGGTCAGCTCCGACCTGCTGTCCCGGCTGCTCCACCGGCTGCACCACCAGTACGACAAGCCGGCCGACGACCTCACCTCCCGAGAGCGCGAGATCCTGCAGCTCATCGCCGAAGGCCTCACCAACGGTGCCATCGCCACCCGGCTGTTCATCTCGGTCAACACCGTGCGCAACCACGTGCAGAGCATCCTGATCAAGCTCGGTGCGCACTCCAAGCTCGAGGCCCTCTCGGTGGCCATCCGCGACGGCATCATCGACCCGCCGAGCGCGGCGGCCGGCTGA
- a CDS encoding Rieske (2Fe-2S) protein produces the protein MPELTPDTTSETTLTELSRRRVLRVAAVSGAGALLVACGGDDTATDSSDQGSGGSSSTPAGTSSSAAESDEDAGGGGGGGLVATADVPVKGGVVLDDKKIVVTQPASGEFKAFTAVCTHQSCTVASVKANTITCPCHGSTYSALDGSVQGGPAPSPLREIAVTVEGDQVVRS, from the coding sequence ATGCCCGAGCTGACACCAGACACCACTTCCGAGACCACCCTGACCGAGCTGTCCCGCCGCCGGGTGCTGCGGGTGGCGGCCGTGTCCGGCGCCGGCGCCCTCCTCGTGGCCTGCGGCGGTGACGACACGGCGACCGACTCCTCCGACCAGGGGTCCGGCGGATCCTCGAGCACGCCGGCCGGCACCTCGTCGTCGGCAGCCGAGTCCGACGAGGATGCGGGTGGAGGTGGCGGCGGTGGGCTGGTCGCCACGGCCGACGTGCCGGTCAAGGGCGGCGTCGTGCTGGACGACAAGAAGATCGTCGTGACCCAGCCGGCGTCGGGGGAGTTCAAGGCCTTCACGGCGGTCTGCACGCACCAGTCGTGCACCGTGGCGAGTGTCAAGGCCAACACCATCACCTGCCCCTGCCACGGCAGCACGTACAGCGCGCTCGACGGCAGCGTGCAGGGCGGCCCGGCGCCGAGCCCGCTGCGGGAGATCGCGGTGACGGTCGAGGGCGACCAGGTCGTCAGGTCCTGA